The Candidatus Synechococcus calcipolaris G9 DNA window CCACCCTAAAAACAGGGCTGCCGGTTAAGTGGGAGTTTACCCGCCAAGAAGAGTTTATCGGTGGGGTGTGTCGCCACCCCATCAAGATTGATGTCAAGCTCGGGGCAGATGCAGCAGGTTACCTAACTGCCATGCAGGTGCGGGTGGTTTCCAATACCGGGGCTTACGGCAACCACGGCGGTACGGTTCTATTTCGCTGCCTTGCTGAACCCCTTTCGATCTATAACTGTGCCAACAAAAAGGGAGATGGCTACGCCGTTTATACCAATACCCTGCCTTCGGGGGCATTTCGCGGCTATGGAGCTGCCCAAATGTGTTTTGCCCTAGAGTCGGCCATTGATGAACTAGCCAAGCTAGTCGGAGATACCCCCTCGATGTTCCGTCACCGCAATATGATCCATCAAGGGGATGAAATTAACAGCATCTATGAAGGGCCCCATGACTTAGATTTCAATAGCTATGGCCTGGATCAATGTGTGCAGTTGGTCGAGAGTGCCCTCCACAGCGATCGCGGCCTGGCGAAACCAGCCGAAGAAGATTGGTTAGAGGGGCGAGGCTGGGCCATGAGTATGGCGGAAACAATTCCAGGAGAGCACCGCAGCGAAGCCCACCTTTGGTTGCAGCCCAGTGGGGATTACCAGTTGGCCATTGGCTCCGCTGAGTTTGGTAACAGCATCATCACAGCCCACCGCCAGATTGCAGCCACCGTCTTGGGAACAACCACGGGCCAAATTGACAGCCTCATTGCCGATACCGATCGCGCCCCCTTTGATAGCGGCACCTTTTCATCTACGGGGGTACCTGTGGCTGGTAAAGCGGTGGAGCTAGCTGCCCGCGCCCTAAAGAAGCAACTGTTAACCTGTGCCGCGAAGCACTGGCAGGTGGACATGAATCAGTGCTCCCTTGATGCAGAAGGCGTGTACTGGGGCGATCGCCGGTTGGCCTTAACGGAGCTTTATACCCTAGCCCAACAGCAGGGCCATAAGCTGGAGGCCTGCCGCAAAGCCTACGCCACGCCGCGATCGGTCTCATTCAATGTACAGGGGTTCCGGATAGCCGTCCATCGTATTTCCGGCGAGATTAAAATTCTGCACAGCGTTCATGCTTGTGATGCGGGTACAGTCATTAACCCCATGCAGTTGCGGGGACAAGTTGAAGGCGGCATTGTCCAAGCCCTTGGGGGGGCCTTGCAGGAAGAATTATTGCTAGATGAAACAGGGGGCGTTCGCAATGCAGCGATTCGTACCTATCGCATTCCCAGTTTTCCTGAAGCACCCCGAACAGAAGTCTTTTTTGCCCAAACCCAAGAATTAACAGAACCTTTTGGGGCCAAGGGAATAGCCGAAACCTCCTTTGACCCAGTGGCACCGGCCCTAGCCAATGCCCTAGCCGATGCAACCGGCGTGCGCTTTCCCCGCTTGCCGCTTCGTCCCGATAAACTCTATGAGTCCCTGATATAGCGATCGCCGCTGGCAGGCTTACTTAAGTTGGGGAGATTGAGTCAAAGACCAGTGGTAGTCAATTTCTCCACCCTTGCGCTGCCACTCTTCCTCAAGCTGTTTTTGTTGAGATAACGCCTTCCGTAATTGGACAATGACCCCTTGGACTTGAATATAGGCAGAACTACGAATGTCTAAACTCGGCAATGACACTTGCTCTAAAAGCTGTAGGAGCAGTTCATAGTGAACATGGGACGGCAGGGAAATTGGTAATTCCGTTGATTGAGATGGGCGCACTAGAGAGTGAACCTCCGGGAAAAAAGAATGGAGAAGGCTGATATGCTTTTCATTTATATCATTATGCCCAATAATTCTATGCCCAATGATCAAGTCCGTTAAGTTTAAGGCTTGAGAATTTTCCGGCTGAGAACTGTGACATCCCAAGCACCCATGGTAGTTCCATCAAGCAAGCGTATAAAATAACGTTCAGTCCTAGAATATTCAGCCCTTGGGGAAATGCACCTGATGCTCAGTCAAACTCGCCTCCGTTATGCCTACTATCCAGGCTGTGTAGCCCAGGGGGCCTGCCGGGAATTACACCTGTCTACCCAGGCGATCGCCCCCCTCCTAGATATGGAGTTAATTGAACTGAAACAGGCATCTTGCTGTGGTTCGGGCACATTCAAGGAAGATTCGTGGCTTCTGGAAGATACGGTCAATGCTCGGAACATTGCCCTAGCGGAAGAGCTAAACTTACCCCTGTTAACCCACTGCAGTACCTGCCAGGGGGTGATTGGCCATGTGGATGAACGCCTTAAGGAGGCCCAAAGCCAACGACCAGAGTATTTGGCTCAGGTTAACCAGTTATTGGACGAGCAGGGGTGTCATCCCTATCGGGGTAGTACGGACGTCAAACATATTCTCTGGGCGATCGTGGGTGATGTGGGACTGGAGACCCTAGGGAAAAAAGTTGTCCGCTCCCTGACCGGCCTGAAATGTGCCGCCTTCTATGGCTGTTATCTACTGCGAAGTCAAAAACAACTGCCCTTTGATCATCCCATTCATCCCCAGTCCTTGGAAAATGTCTTTGAGACCCTAGGGGCCACCCCGGTGGACTACAACGGCCGCACCCAATGCTGTGGTTGGCCCCTGTCTAGCTACGCCACGGAAGAATCCTTTCGCATGGCAGGACTGCGCCTCAAAGCAGCGATCGCCGCCGGTGCCGATTGTATTGTCACCCCCTGCCCCCTCTGTCATCTAAATTTAGATTCACGCCAACCGGAAATTGCAAACATTATGGGTGAATCCCTCCAGTTACCTATTTTGCATTTACCCCAATTGGTGGGGTTAGCCCTAGGGTTAGAACCAGCCCAATTAGGCCTGGGTAAGCACGTTGTCTCCACCCAGTCAGTTTTAGCAAAGCTTAAAAACTATAACGCATAGCTCTAAATATATAGATAATGATAACTGCCAAAAATCTTTAGAGTGTCCGTATAGGCCGCTAGTGCTTCTACGCCCTCAGCAATGGTGGCGGCGCGGCCATTCACCTCGAGATCTAGGAAAAATACATAATCCCCTAAGGCCCGCTTACTGGGGCGGGATTCAATACGAGAAAGATTTATTTGGCGATCGCCCAACAGATTCAGGGACTTGACTAGGGAGCCGGGTTCATTGGTCTTGAGACTAAAGGCCAGGGAGGTATGGCTATCATCCGGCCCCGGTAAACCATCCCCTTGACTGCGGCTGAGAATCCAAAACCGGGTACAGTTGTGGGCAAAGTCTTGAATATCCGTCGCTAAAATTGGCAGATTATGGAGAGAGGCCGCCCAAGGGGCCGCGATCGCCGCCGCAGTGTTATCCTCCTGAACATAGACCAAGCCTTCAGTAGTGGAGGTCATTAACCGTTGCTCGGCCCAGGGTAACTGTTGTTGCAACCACTGTTGACATTGACCCAAGGCTTGGGGATGGGAGTAAATGATTTTAATCTGCTCTAGACCCGTAGCATGGGTAATGAGGGTGTTGGCAATGGGACGAACGATGGCATGTTGAATGTGAAGATCCGGCCCCTGCCATAGGGCATCTAGGGTCATATTCACACTACCTTCCACAGAATTTTCACTGGGCACAATGGCCAAATCTGTCTCGCCAAGGGCAAGGGCCTTTAACGTGGCGGGAATACTTGAATAGCTGTGTAATTCAACTGTTTGATCCTGTGTTTTAGTTAGCCATTGGGCACAAGCTTTGGCCGCTTCTTCGCTGTAGGTTCCGGCTGGGCCTAGATGGGCAAGGGATAGGGCCATTAAGATATTGACAACCTATAAAAACTATCACCGTAATTATATCCAACCCACAGATAGGGCGATCGCTAAAACAGACCTGTGTTCTCATTAGTGTTATCATTAGTGTTATCATTAAAGAATAAATAAGATTGACGACAGCAATTGATGAAAAGTTTTACTATTCCCAAAAAGTATTGCGCTGTCCCATCAACCATTTGAGTTAAGTTAAAGCCGTTTTAGTCTATACAAGATTCTGAGCAACAGGAATCCGAAAAAACATTCTGGTAATGAGGTACGGATATGACCGATATGGATCATTTAGCATGGCAAGACCAGTATGCCTTAGGCCATGGTGAAATTGATCAACAGCATCGAGCACTGCTCAGTTTATTAAGGCATCTCAGACAGGCGATCGCAACCTCTGTCGATTCCACCACTATAGAAAACAGCCTTCAAGAAATCGTCAATGAAACCCTGAACCACTTTCGGGATGAAGAGAAACTGATGGGGGGCAGCAACTACCCAGGGTATTTGGGACACAGGGCAGCCCACCAAAATCTTGAGGCAGCTATGGGAAAATTAGTTGCTACCTTTGAGGCAGATCCAGCTAGCTTTACCCTAGAGACAGTCGCAGCCTTGGGGGAACTTATCTTGCACCATATTTGTGAAGAGGATCAACCCATGGTGCAATTTCTCAACGCTCCAGATGCCACAGCCGCTACTGAAGGCAAATTGACCGCCGCCAGCCTTTTCTAGCGGTTTCGTCCTAATTGGAGATATTTCTTAGATATTGGCGGATACGGGCGCAGTTTGGGCCCATAATATGGCAGACTTTTGAAGAACATTACGTCATCCTACTCGTCGTTAAATTTTTCCATGACTCAACCGAAGCGTGCATTAATTACGGGCATTACTGGCCAAGATGGCTCTTACTTAACGGAATTGCTGCTCGATAAGGGGTATGAAGTCCATGGCATTATCCGACGCACCTCCACCTTCAACACCGATCGCATTGATCACGTTTACGAAGACCCCCATAAAGAGTCTGCGAAGTTATTACTCCACTACGGTGATTTAACGGACGGAGCCACCCTGCGGCGCATCTTAGAAATGGCTCGGCCCGATGAAATTTATAATTTGGGTGCCCAATCCCATGTGCGAGTGAGTTTTGATGCCCCAGAATATACGGTGGATACCGTTGCCATGGGTACATTGCGGCTTTTAGAAGCAGTGCGGGATTACCAACAGCGCACGAGCATTCCGGTGCGATTTTATCAAGCGGGTTCCTCCGAGATGTTTGGCCTCGTCCAGGCAGTTCCCCAGAGTGAAACCACACCCTTTTATCCTCGCAGTCCCTACGCTTGCGCCAAGGTCTATGCCCACTGGCAAACGGTGAACTATCGGGAAGCCTACGATATTTTTGCTTGTAACGGTATTTTGTTTAACCATGAATGCGTCACGGCCGAAACGCCGGTCATTATCCGCAAAGATGGCCTCATTGATATTGTGCCCATTGAAGATATGGTTCCCCATCGCACCAGCGCGGAACATGGTCATCGCTACACCACGGATGTGCCCCTAGGCGATCGCTTTCAGGTTTGGGATGCCCAGGGCTGGACAGACGTGACCTGCATGACGGCAACCTGGAATGGGGCCAAACAACGTGCCAATAAGCAGGTGCATCGAATTGCGGCCCGGGGAGCAATTTATCAGGCCACCAGTGAGCATCAGGTTTTTATCCAAGGGGAAAATGGAGCGATCGCCCAACCCGCAGGAGACGTTAAAGTTGGTGATGCCTTGGCATTGATTGAGTTACCCCCAGCAACGGAGCAGCTAGATTTAACCCAGTCTGAAGCCTGGTTGCTGGGCATTTTAGCGGCGGAGGGTTATGTTACCGAAGAGGGCAAGGTGACTGCCACCAATCAAGATGAGACCCTCTTAGGACGGATTGGGGCAACGTGGCGGAAGGTTACCGGGGGCTACTGCACCCACCATCAAACCCAAAGTGGTTTTGAGAATGGCCGACCCGTCATCCAACTCCACTTGAATGGAAATCGGGCCTATGGTCGCTATATTCGCGAATCCCTTTATACGCGGTCAGGTTACAAACGCATTCCCAAACGAATTTTGAATGGAGGGGAACCAGAGCGACTTGCCTTTCTAGAGGGGTTTAATGCTGGGGATGGTCTGAAAAGTACCCCCTGTACCTACGAATTTCAAGGATTTCGCACCGCTTCAGCCGTGATGGCAGCCGGACTGTACTGGCTAGTGACGACCACACTTCAACAACGGATTACCCTGTGTACCGAGGATCGGGATGGGCGATTATACTACCAACTCAATCTCAATTCCCCGGATGTTGTTGGTCAACAGGGACAACATTTACGCAAGCCTACTGAGGAAGTAGTAAAGGCAAATCCTATTGATTACGATGGCTGGCTCTTTGATTTTGCAACCACCTCAGGAACCTTCCATGCTGGGGTGGGCCAAGGTTGGATCCACAATTCACCGCGACGAGGGGAGACCTTCGTTACCCGCAAAATTACCCGCGCCCTCGCTCGGATTGTGTTTGGTCTACAAAAGAAAATTTACCTGGGCAACTTAGATGCCAAGCGAGATTGGGGCTATGCCAAGGATTATGTTGAGGCCATGTGGCTGATGCTGCAACAGGAACGGCCCGATGACTATGTGATTGCCACGGGGGAAACCCATTCCGTGCGGGAGTTTTTAGAGACCGCCTTTGGTTTGGTCAATCTCAACTGGGAAGACTACGTGGAATTTGACCCGCGTTACCTGCGCCCAGCGGAGGTGGAGCTTTTGATTGGGGATTCCAGCAAAGCTCAAACCCAATTAAATTGGAAACCCTCGGTGACATTTAGGGAATTAGTAAAAATCATGGTGACAGCGGATCTGCGGGCGGTGGAGCGGTCTAAAAATGGATCATCTACCGATGAAAATACGCCGGAGTCAGTTCTGGATATTGTGGCCAGTCGTCAACTCATTAGTAAAGCTGACTAACCTAAACCTATGCGTAATCTCTCAGATACAAAGATTTTGGTGACGGGGGGGGCTGGATTCCTAGGGCAGCAGGTTGTCGCCCAATTACTTCAGCAGGGAGCAACTAAAGAAAATATCACCCTTCCGCGATCGCGGGATTGGGATTTACGCTCCCTGGAGGCCTGTCAACAAGCGGTTCAGAATCAAGATTTAGTCATTCACCTAGCAGCCCATGTGGGCGGCATTGGCCTCAATCAAGCCAAGCCAGGGGAACTGTTCTACGACAATTTGATGATGGGGGCCCAACTGATTCATTCGGCTTACCAGGTGGGGGTGAGGAAGTTTGTGTGCGTGGGTACGATTTGCGCCTACCCTAAGTTTACTCCGGTCCCCTTCAAGGAAGCGGATCTCTGGAATGGCTACCCAGAGGAAACCAATGCCCCCTACGGAATTGCTAAAAAAGCCCTTTTAGTGCAGCTTCAAGCCTATCGACAGCAGTACGGGTTTAATGGCATCTATCTATTGCCCGTCAACCTCTACGGTCCCCGTGATAACTTTGATCCGAAAAGTTCCCATGTGATTCCGGCTCTGATCCGCAAAGTCTACGAAGCCCAACAACGGGGCGATCTCACCCTATCTGTCTGGGGAGATGGCAGTCCCACCCGGGAATTTCTCTATGTGGATGACGCGGCCCGGGGGATTGTCACCGCGGCGATCGCCTACGGGGGAGCCGAACCGGTGAACTTAGGAACCGGCGAAGAAATTACCATCAAAGATCTGGTGATGCTGATCTGTGAATTAATGGAGTTCAGGGGTGAAATTGTCTGGCAAACCGATAAGCCTAATGGCCAACCCCGGCGGTGCTTAGATACGGAGCGGGCAAAGGACTATTTTAACTTTGAGGCGGAGGTCTATCTACGGGAAGGGTTAAGGCGCACGATTGAATGGTATCGTCAAAACCCGAGTTAGGCGGCTTCAGCT harbors:
- a CDS encoding DUF5340 family protein, giving the protein MRPSQSTELPISLPSHVHYELLLQLLEQVSLPSLDIRSSAYIQVQGVIVQLRKALSQQKQLEEEWQRKGGEIDYHWSLTQSPQLK
- a CDS encoding GDP-L-fucose synthase family protein, with the protein product MRNLSDTKILVTGGAGFLGQQVVAQLLQQGATKENITLPRSRDWDLRSLEACQQAVQNQDLVIHLAAHVGGIGLNQAKPGELFYDNLMMGAQLIHSAYQVGVRKFVCVGTICAYPKFTPVPFKEADLWNGYPEETNAPYGIAKKALLVQLQAYRQQYGFNGIYLLPVNLYGPRDNFDPKSSHVIPALIRKVYEAQQRGDLTLSVWGDGSPTREFLYVDDAARGIVTAAIAYGGAEPVNLGTGEEITIKDLVMLICELMEFRGEIVWQTDKPNGQPRRCLDTERAKDYFNFEAEVYLREGLRRTIEWYRQNPS
- a CDS encoding GDP-mannose 4,6-dehydratase, with product MAAGLYWLVTTTLQQRITLCTEDRDGRLYYQLNLNSPDVVGQQGQHLRKPTEEVVKANPIDYDGWLFDFATTSGTFHAGVGQGWIHNSPRRGETFVTRKITRALARIVFGLQKKIYLGNLDAKRDWGYAKDYVEAMWLMLQQERPDDYVIATGETHSVREFLETAFGLVNLNWEDYVEFDPRYLRPAEVELLIGDSSKAQTQLNWKPSVTFRELVKIMVTADLRAVERSKNGSSTDENTPESVLDIVASRQLISKAD
- a CDS encoding CoB--CoM heterodisulfide reductase iron-sulfur subunit B family protein; this encodes MLSQTRLRYAYYPGCVAQGACRELHLSTQAIAPLLDMELIELKQASCCGSGTFKEDSWLLEDTVNARNIALAEELNLPLLTHCSTCQGVIGHVDERLKEAQSQRPEYLAQVNQLLDEQGCHPYRGSTDVKHILWAIVGDVGLETLGKKVVRSLTGLKCAAFYGCYLLRSQKQLPFDHPIHPQSLENVFETLGATPVDYNGRTQCCGWPLSSYATEESFRMAGLRLKAAIAAGADCIVTPCPLCHLNLDSRQPEIANIMGESLQLPILHLPQLVGLALGLEPAQLGLGKHVVSTQSVLAKLKNYNA
- a CDS encoding bacteriohemerythrin, which codes for MDHLAWQDQYALGHGEIDQQHRALLSLLRHLRQAIATSVDSTTIENSLQEIVNETLNHFRDEEKLMGGSNYPGYLGHRAAHQNLEAAMGKLVATFEADPASFTLETVAALGELILHHICEEDQPMVQFLNAPDATAATEGKLTAASLF
- a CDS encoding molybdopterin-dependent oxidoreductase, with amino-acid sequence MQFEVNGKGFAVTPTSGQCLRTFLRELGFLGVKKGCDTGDCGACTVWVDGKPIHSCLYPAFRAQNRHITTIEGLGSQQQLHPLQQAFLAAQGYQCGFCTAGMLMTAASLESLSGDELPRLMKGSLCRCTGYRAIQDALEGIANVETEQPGQGVGACVANPLGPSIVTGQARYTADVAIEDLHYLKVLRSPHAHARILKIDKTQALALPGVRAIFTWEDVPRKRFTSATHHDYRVDPDDTYVLDQIVRFKGQRIAAVVADSEAHAEAAVRALAVEYEIFPAVFDAETAMAPGAPILHRDSGPESRIMRPDRNIFAEIHGEQGNVAEGFAQAAYLYQDTYQTNRQQHVHLETHCSVSWLDDQGRLHVRTSSQTPSLTKEKLCHIFDIYPEKIHVFSERVGGGFGGKQEVLTEDLCVLATLKTGLPVKWEFTRQEEFIGGVCRHPIKIDVKLGADAAGYLTAMQVRVVSNTGAYGNHGGTVLFRCLAEPLSIYNCANKKGDGYAVYTNTLPSGAFRGYGAAQMCFALESAIDELAKLVGDTPSMFRHRNMIHQGDEINSIYEGPHDLDFNSYGLDQCVQLVESALHSDRGLAKPAEEDWLEGRGWAMSMAETIPGEHRSEAHLWLQPSGDYQLAIGSAEFGNSIITAHRQIAATVLGTTTGQIDSLIADTDRAPFDSGTFSSTGVPVAGKAVELAARALKKQLLTCAAKHWQVDMNQCSLDAEGVYWGDRRLALTELYTLAQQQGHKLEACRKAYATPRSVSFNVQGFRIAVHRISGEIKILHSVHACDAGTVINPMQLRGQVEGGIVQALGGALQEELLLDETGGVRNAAIRTYRIPSFPEAPRTEVFFAQTQELTEPFGAKGIAETSFDPVAPALANALADATGVRFPRLPLRPDKLYESLI
- the pheA gene encoding prephenate dehydratase; the protein is MALSLAHLGPAGTYSEEAAKACAQWLTKTQDQTVELHSYSSIPATLKALALGETDLAIVPSENSVEGSVNMTLDALWQGPDLHIQHAIVRPIANTLITHATGLEQIKIIYSHPQALGQCQQWLQQQLPWAEQRLMTSTTEGLVYVQEDNTAAAIAAPWAASLHNLPILATDIQDFAHNCTRFWILSRSQGDGLPGPDDSHTSLAFSLKTNEPGSLVKSLNLLGDRQINLSRIESRPSKRALGDYVFFLDLEVNGRAATIAEGVEALAAYTDTLKIFGSYHYLYI